The genomic stretch ACGTGAAAGAGGGTAGCGGGGTCGAGGGGGACGCCGCGCCGGGGCTGCCGGTGCGGGCACAGTCGCCCGTGCCCGGTGGCGTGGGGCCGCTGACCAGCGCCCTGATGTACCAGAACCTCGTGCGGGCGGTGCGGCTCCAGCGCGGAGAACCGGTCGAGTAGGGCTGCGGCCCGTCAGTCGCCGTTCACGGCCTGGATCGGCTCGACCGGTTCCAGGTGGCGGGCGGTCTTGTCCCACGTGCGCCGGCCCGTGAAGTGGTTCCAGTACGCCAGGGGCAGCGCCAGCGACAGCGCAAAGCCGTACAGCGGCTGACTGACCAGGGTGAACAGCACCGCCCCCAGCCCCCGGCCCCGGTGGTAGCGCAGCACCCACTGCCACTGCAGGCCGATGTTCACCACCGCGATGGTGAGGCTGAGCGCCGGACTCAGGATGATGCCGCGTGTGTCGAGCAGCCAGCGCAGCGGCTGGGTGAGCAGACACAGGATGATGACCGCGTTCAGCCACGGGGCCAGGATGGCGTAGCTCAGATCCAGTCTGGCCCCCAGCGCGACCCGGCCTGACCACAGCCCCGGCAGGTAGGGCAGGCACTGCATGGTGCCCTGGGCCCAGCGGGCCCGCTGCCGCAGGAAGCGGCGCAGGCTCGGCAGCCCCTGCTGGGTCACGGCCGCCTCCAGAAAGACCATGCGGTGGCGTGGAGCGTCCAGGCGCATCGCCAGCCCGCTCGCGAAGTCCTCGGCCAGACAGTCCGGCCACGCGGCGGCGCCCTGGGTGATCTGGTCGTGCAGATACGAGGCCCGCATGAACTGCCCGTTGCCGCACAGGCCCACCGAGCGCCAGCGGTGGCGCAGGCGCTGCACCGAACGGATCACGAAGAATTCCAGATCCTGCTGCCGCTCCAGCACGCGGCCGATCACGAGACCCACGCCTCGGCGGGCCCCGGACGGGCGGATGATCACGCGGGCCTGGGCACCGGCCACCAGGGGGTCGTCCATCGCCGCCCGCGCCTCGTCCAGCAGCTCCGGTGTGATCCGGCCGTCCGCATCCACGACCACCACGATCTCGCGGGTCAGGTCACGGCCGGCGGCCTGCAGATCGCCGAGCAGGGAACGGGCGGCCCAGTTCAGCGCCTGCCCCTTGCCCTGCCGTGCGTGGGGGGAAAAGCGCCGCAGCAGCGTGATGGAGGCGTCATGATCGCTCAGCGCGCGGACGACCGCCGCTGTGTCGTCGTCGCTGCCGTCGTCGATCACGGCGATGTGGGCATCCGGGGCCAGCGACCGCAGGGTGGCAACGGTCGCGCCGATCACCCGGCCCTCGTTCAGGGCGGGAATCAGGAAAGTGAAGTGCAGGGCCTCGCCCGGCCGGTCTGGCACGGATCCGCGCCGGATGGCGGGCATCACGGCCGCGAGCACGGTCTGCACGAAGGACATGGCCAGCAGGGTCAGGCCGGCCAGGTCGAAGAACATCAGCATGATTCGTAGCGCATCCCTCAAGGTTCACCCCGGCCGGTGCCGGATCGGCCGCGCGGTACCATCCGCCCCGCCCGCTCCCGCTGCCGTCCACCCTAGCGAACAGGCCATGAGAAGCACGGCGGAACACCAGCGACCCAGATACCGCACTCAGACGCCCTAAAGTTAGGGCGTGCCCACCCCCGCCGTCCTGAATGTCGCCTTCATCACCGACGCTCCGCGGGTGGCTGGCAGCGAGGTCTGGCTGCTCGATGTCCTGCCCCGCCTGAAGTCACACGGCGTGTCACCCCACGTGTACCTGAACCGCGCCGCGCCGCTGGATGGCCTCGTGCAGCGGCTCACGGAAGCGGGGGTGCCGGTCACGCGCTACGACGGTCTGGGCACCCTGCCCGACCTGA from Deinococcus sp. AB2017081 encodes the following:
- a CDS encoding glycosyltransferase family 2 protein; its protein translation is MLMFFDLAGLTLLAMSFVQTVLAAVMPAIRRGSVPDRPGEALHFTFLIPALNEGRVIGATVATLRSLAPDAHIAVIDDGSDDDTAAVVRALSDHDASITLLRRFSPHARQGKGQALNWAARSLLGDLQAAGRDLTREIVVVVDADGRITPELLDEARAAMDDPLVAGAQARVIIRPSGARRGVGLVIGRVLERQQDLEFFVIRSVQRLRHRWRSVGLCGNGQFMRASYLHDQITQGAAAWPDCLAEDFASGLAMRLDAPRHRMVFLEAAVTQQGLPSLRRFLRQRARWAQGTMQCLPYLPGLWSGRVALGARLDLSYAILAPWLNAVIILCLLTQPLRWLLDTRGIILSPALSLTIAVVNIGLQWQWVLRYHRGRGLGAVLFTLVSQPLYGFALSLALPLAYWNHFTGRRTWDKTARHLEPVEPIQAVNGD